A single Crateriforma conspicua DNA region contains:
- a CDS encoding response regulator: MTKNLLIVDDHEIVRMGLKVALQDTDIQIVGEAASAAEGLAAVEKLNPDAVLLDIRMDGGDGLNALGRLKLDHPDLPIMLFSAYDNPTYIARAVALGAAGYVLKSASNDRLIEALQMALAGESAWTREELRRVTGALATPRMSQDIEVPLTQRESEVLRQMALGLTNKEIAKMLGISYETVKEHVQHILRKIGVSDRTQAAVWAVRKNLV, encoded by the coding sequence ATGACCAAGAACCTATTAATCGTCGACGATCACGAGATCGTCCGCATGGGGCTGAAAGTTGCGCTGCAAGACACCGACATTCAGATCGTTGGTGAAGCGGCGTCGGCTGCTGAGGGGCTGGCAGCGGTTGAAAAATTGAACCCGGACGCGGTCCTGTTGGACATCCGGATGGACGGCGGCGATGGGCTTAACGCCTTGGGCCGTTTGAAGCTGGACCACCCGGATCTGCCGATCATGTTGTTCAGCGCTTATGACAACCCGACCTACATCGCTCGCGCCGTGGCATTGGGTGCCGCCGGATACGTGCTGAAGTCGGCATCGAACGACCGCCTGATCGAAGCCCTGCAAATGGCTTTGGCCGGCGAATCGGCTTGGACCCGCGAAGAACTGCGACGCGTCACCGGCGCGCTGGCAACGCCGCGAATGAGCCAAGACATCGAAGTTCCGTTGACCCAACGCGAAAGCGAAGTCCTGCGTCAAATGGCTCTTGGCCTGACCAACAAGGAAATCGCAAAGATGCTGGGAATTAGCTACGAAACGGTCAAGGAACACGTCCAGCACATCCTGCGAAAGATCGGTGTTTCCGACCGTACGCAAGCCGCGGTTTGGGCCGTTCGCAAAAACTTGGTCTGA
- a CDS encoding ion transporter: MKQDGNEEAASQSRPSDTADTPQRRDASSGMSAAQERSPRANAASDRLARSQRPQNPGVRQTLYDVIFEADTPLGRWFDIALLLAILASITLVAWETVPGFRNNPDTKPWFITGELILTGLFTIEYGLRLYCARRPWRYAFSFWGIIDLLSILPTYVALIPSTVNSRSFVILRSIRLLRVFRVLKLWRMMSEADDLSAAIWRAREKIIVFLVVVLVAVTISGTLMYFVETELWEEAGATADQQSDFTSIPQAMYWAIVTMTTVGYGDVVPHTAPGKVISAALILLGYSLIIVPTGFVSAELTSSKQVEREYHPCHRCGADRHRLEASFCYRCGAALQQ; encoded by the coding sequence ATGAAACAGGACGGGAACGAAGAGGCCGCTTCGCAATCACGGCCCTCTGACACCGCCGACACGCCGCAACGACGCGATGCTTCGTCCGGAATGTCGGCGGCACAAGAACGATCGCCACGTGCAAACGCGGCGTCCGATCGGTTGGCGCGTTCCCAGCGGCCACAAAATCCTGGCGTGCGTCAAACGCTGTACGACGTGATCTTCGAAGCCGACACGCCATTGGGACGGTGGTTCGACATTGCTTTGTTGTTGGCCATTCTGGCCAGCATCACCTTGGTCGCCTGGGAAACGGTTCCCGGATTCCGTAACAACCCCGACACCAAGCCCTGGTTCATCACCGGCGAATTGATTCTGACCGGGTTGTTCACGATCGAATACGGCTTGCGTCTGTACTGTGCCCGGCGACCCTGGCGGTACGCGTTTAGTTTTTGGGGCATCATCGATCTGCTAAGCATTTTGCCGACTTACGTTGCGCTGATTCCGTCGACCGTGAATTCTCGATCCTTCGTGATCTTGCGCAGCATTCGCTTGTTGCGTGTGTTTCGTGTCTTGAAGTTATGGCGGATGATGAGCGAGGCGGACGACCTGTCCGCGGCAATTTGGCGGGCACGTGAAAAGATCATCGTTTTTCTGGTCGTCGTTTTGGTGGCGGTGACCATCAGCGGCACGTTGATGTATTTCGTCGAGACCGAATTGTGGGAAGAAGCCGGCGCGACGGCGGATCAACAAAGCGATTTCACATCGATCCCCCAAGCGATGTATTGGGCGATCGTAACGATGACCACCGTGGGCTACGGGGATGTGGTGCCACACACCGCACCTGGCAAAGTCATCTCCGCCGCGTTGATTTTGTTGGGATACAGTTTGATCATCGTGCCGACCGGTTTCGTCAGCGCCGAACTGACATCGTCAAAGCAGGTGGAACGGGAATATCATCCCTGTCATCGCTGTGGTGCCGACCGGCATCGTTTGGAAGCCAGTTTCTGTTACCGCTGCGGCGCGGCCTTGCAACAGTGA
- a CDS encoding acyl-CoA dehydrogenase family protein, whose product MTTPPVITRLSDPEFGSLCDDLAAQASLWNAPEHWPGGPIHQCAASGALRWTLSSDHGGVDWSPDRQLLAYHRLAQADLTTTFVLTQYAGACRRIAGSENAAIRARHVEALLSGDRFGTVGISHLTTSRRHLDRPILSARQTDDGGLVLSGVAPWVTGAAHAEVIVLGATLDDGREALVAVPTDLAGVHCGPGVSMIALSASCTDMVRLDDVVVSPSMIVAGPVDDVMSTGSGGGTGGLQTSALALGLAATAIDFLADESDARPELTPIADQLKRDCEAQLDDLLTAANPPGEDQHQVHKTEAPCDPMAIRGRANDLVMRCTQAAMTAAKGAGFVEGHPVGRWCREALFFLVWSCPQPIAQNHLCNLAGVSGDTAG is encoded by the coding sequence ATGACAACTCCGCCGGTCATCACTCGTTTAAGCGACCCCGAATTCGGATCGCTATGTGATGACTTGGCCGCCCAAGCTTCCCTATGGAACGCTCCGGAACACTGGCCCGGTGGTCCGATTCACCAGTGCGCCGCGTCCGGTGCCTTACGATGGACACTTTCGTCCGACCATGGCGGTGTCGATTGGTCGCCCGACCGTCAGTTGTTGGCTTACCATCGACTGGCTCAAGCCGATCTGACGACGACGTTCGTCCTGACCCAGTACGCCGGTGCCTGCCGTCGGATCGCGGGCAGTGAAAACGCCGCGATTCGTGCCCGGCACGTGGAAGCGTTGCTGTCAGGTGATCGCTTTGGAACCGTCGGGATTAGCCATTTGACCACAAGCCGACGCCACTTGGACCGTCCCATTCTGTCGGCCCGCCAAACCGATGACGGTGGCTTGGTTCTTTCCGGCGTCGCCCCATGGGTGACCGGTGCCGCTCACGCCGAAGTGATCGTCCTAGGTGCGACTCTGGACGACGGCCGAGAGGCATTGGTGGCGGTGCCCACCGACTTGGCCGGCGTCCATTGCGGCCCGGGAGTTTCGATGATCGCATTGTCGGCCAGCTGCACCGACATGGTCCGTCTGGATGACGTTGTCGTGTCCCCATCGATGATCGTCGCCGGTCCGGTCGATGACGTGATGAGCACCGGGTCGGGCGGGGGAACCGGCGGGCTGCAGACATCCGCCCTGGCTTTGGGGCTGGCGGCAACGGCCATCGATTTTTTGGCCGATGAATCCGACGCGAGACCCGAACTGACACCGATTGCGGATCAGCTGAAACGCGACTGCGAAGCACAACTGGACGATCTGCTGACGGCCGCGAACCCGCCGGGCGAAGACCAACATCAGGTGCACAAAACCGAGGCCCCCTGTGACCCGATGGCCATTCGAGGCCGGGCCAATGACTTGGTCATGCGTTGCACGCAAGCCGCGATGACCGCCGCCAAGGGTGCGGGTTTTGTCGAAGGCCATCCAGTGGGACGGTGGTGCCGCGAAGCCCTTTTCTTTTTGGTCTGGAGCTGTCCACAACCGATCGCCCAAAACCATCTTTGCAATCTTGCCGGCGTGTCGGGCGACACCGCCGGCTGA
- a CDS encoding DJ-1/PfpI family protein → MNLATHRILMIVGDFVEDYEAMVPLQILQTLGQDVVTVCPEKKAGDFVVTAIHDFEGHQTYSEKPGHRFAITGDFASIDPTDFDALVIPGGRAPEYLRMNDRVLELVRHFFDTDKPVAAICHGPQILSAAGVLQGRQCSCYPAVAAEVTVGGGQYVDPAPTMDSAHVQGNLVTAPAWPAHPAWMREFVTLLEISGK, encoded by the coding sequence ATGAACTTGGCCACCCACCGCATCCTGATGATCGTCGGCGACTTCGTGGAAGACTACGAAGCAATGGTACCGCTACAGATTCTGCAAACGCTGGGGCAGGACGTCGTGACCGTTTGCCCGGAAAAAAAGGCGGGCGATTTCGTGGTCACCGCGATCCATGATTTCGAAGGTCACCAGACGTACAGCGAAAAACCGGGACACCGCTTCGCCATCACCGGTGATTTCGCGTCGATTGACCCGACAGACTTCGACGCCTTGGTGATCCCGGGCGGCAGGGCACCGGAATACCTGCGGATGAACGATCGTGTGTTGGAACTGGTTCGCCACTTCTTCGACACGGACAAGCCGGTCGCCGCGATCTGTCACGGACCACAGATCCTGTCGGCCGCCGGCGTGCTGCAGGGGCGTCAGTGCAGTTGCTATCCCGCGGTCGCCGCGGAGGTCACTGTCGGCGGCGGCCAATATGTCGATCCAGCCCCGACGATGGATTCGGCCCACGTTCAGGGCAATCTGGTCACCGCGCCGGCCTGGCCGGCACACCCCGCCTGGATGCGTGAATTCGTGACACTGCTGGAAATTTCGGGAAAATAG
- a CDS encoding FAD-binding and (Fe-S)-binding domain-containing protein — protein sequence MDIEQQRVQDDLRGVIAGDVLCDPLSTQLYASDASIYQVRPLGVICPAGVADVLATVRYACEHDIPLHPRGAGSGVAGESLGRGLVLDFSRHMRRVTASTDAETITVQSGAVLADVNRAIQNTGRMFGPDPATRSVTTMGSVVATNASGSHYLRSGAARDTVESVRVVTMDGELVELKPRKPSSDDLAGKYALGLNEIRHRFADLIQQSTQSPPSRGGYRLDDVFADDGTVHLGRFFAGTQGTLAIMVDATMRTEVAPKHRGVALLFFHRVDSAARMAVAALDHGPVACDLMDRRLLQIARETEPGFADLLPIEAEAMLLIEVQGDVEAELEDRLRLIYRNLSTGHDGAFGFTCTTDEVERNRYWSLCRRVVPRQYRVRSSEAPLAFMEDLAVPVGRLPAVLTEIQDALKRHHTTATVFAHAGHGQLHIRPFLNLANSDDRDRLMRLSEETAEVVWKHGGAISVEHAAGLSRSYLMPKQYGELWQAMGQIKRLFDPLHRLHPGKYFGAILQKPNENLRPADQTIEITFEGRTVLQADTGSSGRSLEGEPSIPQLEVIQHWPGNATISQVTRACNGCGRCRTNSPAERQCPVYRASLKESATPRAKANLLRGVISGQLPVDCLTDDAAKAVADSCFNCHQCRVDCPASVNIPKIVGELKSQYVATNGLPLSDLLMGRIDTVAAIASRLPWLSNQLRRSVLFRWVAERMLGLAAARPLPPVQSETFLRLASKRRWNKATPSGGLKVVYFVDHYANYHDPDIGRALAEILQQNRIGLFVPTSQVTSGMPRITSGDLKGARKIARRNVRMLAEHVRQGYTIVATEPAAALCLKYEYPNLLDDEDAHLVAKHSYEACSYLWELHQGNRLSTEFNDVPLHLAYHQPCHLRVLDPDCTTPKLLSVIPGVNVRHIEAGCTGMAGTWGLQRKNYRNSLRIGWPLISAMRLADRSVATTECSSCKMQIEHGSGRETVHPLKLLAHAYGRMPKIAEHLEQAEDQ from the coding sequence ATGGACATCGAACAGCAACGTGTGCAAGACGATCTACGCGGCGTGATCGCGGGCGATGTGTTGTGTGATCCGCTCAGCACGCAACTGTACGCATCGGATGCCAGTATCTATCAGGTGCGACCGTTGGGCGTGATCTGTCCCGCCGGCGTGGCTGACGTTTTGGCCACGGTCCGTTATGCCTGTGAACACGACATTCCTTTGCATCCACGCGGTGCGGGCAGCGGAGTCGCCGGCGAATCGCTGGGACGCGGGTTGGTTCTGGATTTTTCCAGACACATGCGTCGCGTCACCGCATCGACCGACGCGGAAACGATCACCGTGCAAAGCGGCGCGGTGCTGGCGGACGTGAATCGTGCCATTCAAAACACCGGGCGGATGTTTGGCCCCGATCCGGCGACCCGCAGTGTGACCACGATGGGCAGCGTCGTGGCGACCAACGCATCGGGCAGCCACTACCTGCGCAGTGGCGCCGCACGTGACACCGTCGAATCGGTGCGAGTGGTCACGATGGACGGCGAACTGGTCGAATTAAAACCACGCAAACCGTCCAGCGATGACTTGGCCGGTAAATATGCGTTGGGCTTGAACGAAATTCGCCATCGCTTTGCCGATTTGATCCAGCAATCCACCCAGTCGCCACCCTCGCGTGGCGGCTATCGTCTGGACGATGTCTTTGCCGACGACGGGACGGTTCACTTGGGACGGTTTTTCGCCGGCACCCAGGGGACGCTGGCAATCATGGTCGACGCGACGATGCGGACCGAAGTAGCCCCCAAGCATCGCGGCGTCGCATTGTTGTTCTTTCACCGTGTCGATTCGGCGGCACGCATGGCGGTCGCCGCGCTGGATCATGGACCGGTCGCTTGTGACTTGATGGACCGTCGGTTGCTGCAGATTGCGCGCGAAACCGAACCCGGGTTCGCCGACCTGTTGCCCATCGAAGCCGAAGCGATGTTGTTGATCGAGGTCCAAGGGGATGTGGAAGCGGAACTGGAAGACCGATTGCGGTTGATCTATCGAAACTTGTCCACCGGACACGACGGGGCTTTTGGATTTACCTGCACCACCGATGAAGTTGAACGCAATCGTTACTGGTCACTGTGCCGACGTGTCGTGCCACGCCAGTATCGTGTTCGCAGTTCCGAAGCTCCGCTGGCGTTCATGGAAGACTTGGCCGTGCCCGTCGGTCGTCTGCCAGCGGTGCTGACTGAAATCCAAGACGCTTTGAAACGTCATCATACGACCGCCACGGTGTTCGCCCATGCGGGGCACGGGCAACTGCACATTCGACCGTTTTTAAATTTGGCCAACTCGGATGACCGTGACAGGCTGATGCGTCTGAGCGAAGAAACGGCGGAGGTCGTTTGGAAGCACGGCGGTGCGATCAGCGTCGAACATGCCGCGGGGCTCAGCCGGTCCTATCTGATGCCCAAACAGTACGGTGAACTGTGGCAGGCGATGGGGCAAATCAAACGCCTGTTCGATCCGCTGCACCGCTTGCATCCAGGGAAATACTTCGGCGCGATTCTGCAGAAGCCCAATGAGAATCTTCGGCCCGCCGACCAAACCATCGAAATCACGTTCGAAGGTCGTACGGTTTTGCAGGCCGATACGGGTTCGTCGGGACGATCCTTGGAAGGGGAACCGTCGATCCCGCAACTGGAAGTCATTCAGCATTGGCCAGGCAATGCTACGATCAGTCAGGTCACCCGTGCCTGCAACGGGTGCGGACGGTGCCGCACCAATTCGCCGGCCGAACGGCAGTGCCCGGTCTATCGGGCGTCTTTGAAGGAATCCGCAACGCCACGCGCCAAAGCCAATCTGTTGCGTGGCGTGATCAGCGGCCAATTGCCGGTGGATTGTCTGACCGATGATGCGGCCAAAGCGGTCGCCGATTCGTGTTTCAATTGCCACCAGTGCCGTGTGGACTGTCCCGCGTCGGTAAACATCCCCAAGATCGTCGGCGAATTGAAGTCACAATACGTCGCGACCAACGGCTTGCCGCTGTCGGATTTGTTGATGGGGCGAATCGACACCGTCGCCGCGATTGCGTCACGGCTGCCTTGGTTGTCCAACCAGTTGCGACGCAGCGTTCTGTTTCGTTGGGTGGCCGAGCGAATGTTGGGACTGGCCGCGGCACGTCCCTTGCCGCCGGTGCAAAGCGAAACGTTTTTGCGATTGGCGTCCAAACGACGATGGAACAAGGCAACGCCCAGCGGCGGTTTGAAAGTCGTCTACTTTGTCGATCACTATGCCAACTATCACGACCCAGACATCGGTCGCGCGTTGGCGGAGATCCTGCAACAAAACCGCATCGGCTTGTTCGTGCCGACGTCGCAGGTGACCAGTGGGATGCCAAGGATCACTAGCGGTGATTTGAAGGGTGCACGCAAAATCGCACGTCGCAACGTCCGGATGCTGGCTGAACATGTTCGCCAAGGTTACACCATCGTTGCCACCGAACCGGCCGCCGCCCTGTGCTTGAAATACGAGTATCCGAATCTGTTGGACGACGAAGACGCTCACTTGGTTGCCAAGCATTCCTACGAGGCATGTTCGTATCTGTGGGAATTGCACCAAGGCAATCGTTTGTCGACCGAGTTCAACGACGTGCCGCTGCACTTGGCCTATCATCAACCCTGCCATTTGCGCGTCTTGGATCCGGATTGCACGACACCTAAATTGCTGTCGGTGATTCCCGGTGTCAACGTCCGTCACATCGAAGCGGGCTGTACCGGTATGGCGGGAACGTGGGGCCTGCAACGCAAAAATTATCGGAACAGTCTGCGGATCGGATGGCCGTTGATCAGCGCCATGCGTTTGGCCGATCGCAGCGTGGCAACGACCGAATGCAGTTCCTGCAAAATGCAAATCGAACACGGGTCGGGACGTGAAACCGTGCACCCGCTGAAGTTGTTGGCGCATGCCTACGGCCGCATGCCGAAGATCGCGGAACATTTGGAACAGGCCGAAGACCAGTGA
- a CDS encoding mandelate racemase/muconate lactonizing enzyme family protein, with product MKFGGRVVNDVTVASVDCQAETSIGSATGFGSMTMGVAWAWPDPDLTADQKLEIVLELMERLVELFNDSALAGHPLDICHQLAEQRSAIADQIYMERGLGETIPELAILLAASPIEAAIFDAHGKSNGQSSYALLGRDHLPGDLSRFLGDDYRNVFLDELIRPQPVDQLPLYHLVGALDPLTDADVQTPVSDGLPETLGQWIQRNGLTHLKIKLDGDDLQWDADRVARVHAVATQTRPDLGDGWSFSLDFNERCRDEDYVLQMLDLLQRDAPEALRCVGYIEQPTHRDLTRRPAITMHRVAESLPVVIDESLVDLHSLRTAIAQGYSGIALKACKGHCEAILLGAVAVREGLYLCVQDLTCVGASLLHSASLAAHIPGVTAIESNGRQYCPQGNQRWMEGFGEFFEIRDGRVPTARLAGPGLGYGDDPAWESDTA from the coding sequence ATGAAATTTGGCGGCCGGGTGGTGAATGACGTGACCGTGGCTTCGGTCGATTGCCAGGCGGAAACGTCGATCGGCAGTGCGACGGGTTTCGGTTCGATGACGATGGGGGTCGCCTGGGCTTGGCCCGACCCCGATCTGACGGCAGACCAAAAGCTAGAAATCGTTCTGGAGTTGATGGAACGTCTGGTCGAATTGTTCAACGATTCGGCCTTGGCGGGCCACCCGCTGGACATCTGCCACCAGTTGGCCGAACAGCGATCGGCCATCGCGGACCAGATCTATATGGAACGCGGACTGGGCGAAACGATCCCAGAATTGGCGATATTGCTGGCCGCTTCGCCCATCGAGGCGGCGATATTCGATGCTCATGGCAAGTCCAACGGGCAAAGCAGTTACGCTTTGCTGGGCCGGGACCATCTTCCCGGGGATCTGTCACGTTTTCTGGGTGACGATTACCGCAATGTGTTCCTTGACGAACTGATCCGCCCCCAACCAGTGGATCAGTTGCCGCTGTATCACCTGGTCGGCGCGTTGGATCCGTTGACCGACGCCGACGTCCAGACACCCGTGAGCGATGGGTTACCCGAGACGCTGGGGCAATGGATCCAACGAAACGGGCTGACCCACCTGAAGATCAAGCTGGACGGCGACGATCTGCAGTGGGACGCCGACCGTGTCGCTCGCGTCCATGCGGTGGCAACGCAAACACGTCCCGATCTGGGCGACGGTTGGTCATTTTCGTTGGATTTCAACGAGCGCTGTCGTGACGAAGATTACGTCTTGCAGATGCTGGACCTGTTGCAGCGGGACGCCCCCGAAGCGTTGCGATGCGTGGGCTACATCGAACAACCAACGCATCGTGATTTAACGCGGCGACCGGCGATCACAATGCACCGGGTCGCAGAAAGCCTTCCTGTCGTGATCGACGAATCTTTGGTGGACCTTCACAGTCTGCGGACGGCGATCGCCCAGGGCTATTCGGGGATCGCGTTGAAGGCCTGCAAGGGCCACTGCGAAGCGATTCTGTTGGGCGCTGTGGCCGTTCGCGAAGGCCTGTATCTGTGCGTCCAAGACCTGACTTGCGTCGGCGCATCGCTGTTGCATTCCGCGTCGCTGGCAGCACACATCCCGGGCGTGACGGCGATCGAAAGCAACGGTCGCCAATATTGCCCACAGGGAAACCAGCGGTGGATGGAAGGATTCGGCGAATTCTTTGAAATCCGCGACGGCCGAGTGCCCACTGCAAGGCTGGCGGGGCCCGGGCTGGGATACGGCGACGATCCCGCTTGGGAATCCGACACGGCCTGA
- a CDS encoding EF-hand domain-containing protein: MNTFRILAALTAPMILATTLCAQPPFGGRGGDRGDFGGRGGGPPGGGFGDRGGFGGRGGGPPGGGFGDRGGFGGRGGGPPGGGFGDRGGDRGGRGGDRGGGGGPSDFLSRLDRNGNGVLDPDEQQGPAQFLIGRLQREDSSIRPGSPIPISKVTSAFEKMRGGGGDSRDRRDSRSDPANDAMEVELLVPGFDAVVEFDPILGFGPNAEMLAVPVSDADRREATERMQRYDRNKDGFLSSNEMERFSGDPMAFDRNKDGKLSLDELAVRYARRREAREDDQQRRDSDRRRSDDREDSEPVDRYDGRKSYRIIAGDGTDGLPGWFIDRDGDKDGQVLMSEYTSEWTDAVVKEFNGWDRNGDGTITSDEARIGVERGPVSSGGGSPAPSSIASSSSSSSATANATAGDVEVSDRDMAYAERIVKRYDANGDGVLVPSEYENMLMKPTGADTDRDGRVSIREYAESMARRRAQ; this comes from the coding sequence ATGAACACATTCCGAATTTTGGCGGCGTTGACCGCCCCGATGATTCTGGCAACCACGCTTTGCGCCCAACCGCCTTTTGGCGGACGCGGCGGTGACCGGGGCGATTTTGGCGGACGCGGTGGTGGACCTCCCGGCGGTGGCTTCGGGGACCGCGGCGGATTCGGCGGGCGTGGCGGCGGACCTCCCGGTGGCGGTTTTGGTGATCGCGGCGGATTCGGCGGGCGTGGCGGTGGACCTCCCGGCGGTGGTTTCGGGGACCGCGGCGGTGATCGAGGCGGCCGCGGTGGCGATCGCGGCGGTGGCGGCGGACCGAGTGATTTCCTGAGCCGATTGGATCGCAACGGAAACGGCGTCTTGGATCCCGACGAACAACAGGGCCCCGCCCAATTCCTGATCGGTCGCTTGCAGCGCGAAGATTCCAGCATTCGCCCCGGATCCCCCATTCCAATTTCCAAGGTCACCAGTGCCTTTGAAAAGATGCGTGGCGGCGGCGGCGATTCGCGTGACCGCCGCGATTCCCGCAGCGATCCCGCCAACGATGCAATGGAGGTCGAATTGTTGGTTCCTGGATTCGACGCCGTGGTCGAATTCGATCCCATTTTGGGCTTCGGACCCAACGCGGAAATGTTGGCTGTCCCTGTCAGCGACGCAGATCGACGCGAAGCGACCGAACGGATGCAGCGTTACGACCGCAACAAAGACGGCTTTCTTAGCAGCAATGAAATGGAGCGATTTTCCGGGGATCCGATGGCGTTTGACCGAAACAAGGACGGAAAGCTGAGCTTGGACGAATTAGCCGTTCGCTATGCCAGACGTCGCGAGGCCCGCGAAGACGATCAGCAAAGACGCGATAGTGATCGTCGCCGCTCTGACGATCGAGAAGATTCCGAACCGGTGGATCGTTATGACGGTCGAAAGTCGTATCGAATCATCGCCGGCGATGGCACCGACGGATTGCCGGGCTGGTTCATCGACCGCGATGGCGACAAGGACGGTCAGGTGCTGATGTCGGAATACACCAGTGAATGGACCGACGCTGTGGTCAAGGAATTCAACGGATGGGACCGAAACGGCGACGGAACCATCACCAGTGATGAAGCCAGGATCGGTGTCGAACGTGGCCCGGTCAGTTCCGGCGGCGGATCACCCGCCCCATCGTCGATCGCTAGTTCATCGTCCAGTTCGTCGGCCACCGCCAACGCGACGGCAGGCGATGTGGAAGTCAGCGATCGCGACATGGCCTATGCCGAACGCATCGTGAAGCGGTACGACGCCAACGGTGACGGGGTGCTGGTGCCATCGGAATATGAGAACATGCTGATGAAGCCGACCGGTGCGGACACCGACCGCGACGGTCGCGTTTCGATTCGTGAATACGCCGAATCCATGGCACGTCGACGCGCCCAATGA
- a CDS encoding outer membrane protein assembly factor BamB family protein has protein sequence MPLQRGLLVLAGWSVLAAFAGLSASADNLMPPDTASSYGLVQVYQHQLSVALGVDSVVDQKLHVSRTETRQYVELVQVDGDEATPAGDEAVADDGGAAADGEATDDAGKPSGKVVARFATDQTSFSNHLTGVEEATRQAKNQQRRLRRFGIETELRTVDVPLVRLITLTDRGQLEVLDAESGQTLWREDIGDPGRQYYSIGCSDKYVAVVNGSQLFALSIENGALVKQAELDRPPLFGPAIAGELAIVPGLLGSIEGVYVTDVKRDDFVLMASGPPAAPMTGAIETDKIAIPTETGFVFVVHTDGRPGADFRLATSGKVVAPLAVGTGERFFFATTAGQVYGMQATKNGRVLWTVPLGEPVTEQVLLDGDRVFVCTAYGNVFALDASSGELLWNAPAPGAREILGVTAGHVYALRNAGGTSVIDASNGKVVRNLYGLQPAGSVQNSLTDRLYLVSRRGTLQCLRPEISELPELKQMPPVETKPEESETAESESESETAEAPVTGNPFGGTGDDDPFGGMGEDPFGDTGDDNPFGGFDDDNPF, from the coding sequence ATGCCTTTGCAACGCGGTTTGCTGGTTCTGGCCGGATGGTCGGTTCTGGCGGCGTTTGCCGGTTTATCGGCGTCCGCCGACAACTTGATGCCGCCCGACACGGCGTCGTCCTATGGCCTGGTTCAAGTCTATCAACACCAACTGAGTGTGGCGTTGGGCGTGGATTCGGTCGTCGACCAAAAGCTGCATGTCAGTCGAACGGAAACGCGTCAGTACGTCGAACTCGTTCAAGTCGACGGCGATGAAGCAACGCCGGCCGGTGATGAAGCCGTAGCGGATGATGGTGGGGCCGCGGCGGACGGCGAAGCGACGGATGACGCCGGCAAGCCATCGGGCAAGGTGGTCGCCCGCTTTGCCACCGACCAGACCAGCTTCAGCAATCATTTAACGGGTGTCGAAGAGGCGACCCGACAGGCCAAAAACCAACAGCGGCGATTGCGTCGCTTCGGAATCGAAACCGAATTGCGAACCGTCGACGTGCCGCTGGTCCGACTGATCACGTTGACCGATCGCGGTCAGCTGGAAGTCTTGGATGCGGAGTCGGGGCAAACGCTGTGGCGGGAAGACATCGGCGATCCCGGCCGTCAGTACTATTCGATCGGTTGCAGCGACAAGTATGTCGCCGTGGTCAACGGATCTCAGCTGTTCGCGTTGTCGATCGAAAACGGTGCGCTGGTCAAGCAAGCCGAATTGGATCGGCCGCCATTGTTCGGTCCGGCCATCGCGGGTGAATTGGCTATCGTGCCGGGTTTGTTGGGATCGATCGAAGGCGTTTACGTGACCGACGTAAAGCGTGACGATTTTGTCTTGATGGCCAGCGGACCACCGGCGGCACCGATGACCGGAGCGATCGAGACGGACAAGATTGCGATTCCCACCGAAACGGGATTCGTGTTTGTGGTTCACACCGACGGAAGACCCGGCGCTGATTTTCGGCTGGCCACTTCTGGCAAAGTCGTGGCTCCGCTTGCCGTGGGCACCGGCGAACGGTTCTTCTTTGCGACGACTGCCGGGCAAGTTTACGGGATGCAGGCGACCAAGAACGGACGCGTGCTTTGGACCGTCCCGCTGGGTGAACCGGTTACCGAACAAGTCTTGTTGGATGGCGACCGCGTGTTCGTCTGCACCGCCTATGGAAACGTTTTTGCACTTGATGCGTCATCGGGCGAATTGTTGTGGAATGCTCCGGCGCCAGGTGCCCGAGAAATCTTGGGCGTGACCGCCGGTCATGTTTACGCCCTTCGCAACGCGGGCGGCACCAGCGTGATCGATGCCAGCAACGGCAAGGTCGTTCGCAATCTGTATGGCCTTCAGCCCGCAGGTTCCGTCCAAAACAGCCTGACCGATCGGCTTTACCTGGTTTCGCGTCGTGGCACGCTTCAGTGTCTGCGTCCGGAAATCAGCGAGTTGCCGGAATTGAAACAGATGCCGCCGGTTGAAACGAAGCCGGAAGAATCGGAAACCGCCGAATCGGAATCCGAAAGCGAAACGGCCGAGGCTCCCGTCACTGGGAATCCGTTTGGCGGGACGGGCGACGATGATCCGTTCGGCGGTATGGGCGAAGATCCCTTCGGTGATACCGGTGACGACAACCCGTTCGGCGGCTTCGACGACGACAATCCGTTCTAA